In a single window of the Mesorhizobium shangrilense genome:
- the rpmE gene encoding 50S ribosomal protein L31 produces MKEKIHPDYHMIKIVMTDGTEYMTRSTYGKEGDTLNLDIDPTTHPAWTGGQQQLVDRGGRLSKFKNKFANLGI; encoded by the coding sequence ATGAAAGAGAAGATCCATCCCGACTACCACATGATCAAGATCGTCATGACCGACGGCACCGAGTACATGACGCGCTCGACGTACGGCAAGGAAGGCGACACGCTGAATCTCGACATCGACCCGACCACGCACCCGGCCTGGACCGGCGGTCAGCAGCAGCTGGTCGACCGTGGCGGCCGCCTGTCGAAGTTCAAGAACAAGTTCGCCAACCTCGGCATCTGA
- a CDS encoding response regulator transcription factor: MTSRTILIVDDDDDLRSTLVEQLALYEEFDVLQEPNATKGIATARNGLIDLLIMDVGLPDMDGREAVKLLRKGGYKAPIIMLTGHDTDSDTILGLEAGANDYVTKPFRFAVLLARIRAQLRQHEQSEDATFTVGPYTFKPSQKLLIDQRGSKIRLTEKEASIIKYLYRADHKVVTRDILLEEVWGYNSGVTTHTLETHVYRLRQKIERDPSNAEILVTESGGYKLIP; this comes from the coding sequence ATGACCTCACGAACCATCCTGATTGTCGACGACGACGACGATCTGCGCAGCACGCTGGTCGAACAGTTGGCGCTCTACGAGGAGTTCGACGTGCTCCAGGAACCGAATGCGACAAAGGGCATCGCCACGGCGCGCAACGGATTGATCGACCTCCTGATCATGGATGTCGGCCTGCCCGACATGGACGGGCGCGAGGCGGTGAAGCTCTTGCGCAAGGGCGGCTACAAGGCGCCGATCATCATGCTGACGGGGCATGACACCGATTCCGACACCATCCTCGGCCTCGAGGCGGGCGCCAACGATTATGTGACCAAGCCGTTCCGCTTCGCGGTGCTGCTGGCGCGCATTCGTGCCCAGCTGCGCCAGCACGAGCAGAGCGAGGACGCAACCTTCACCGTCGGTCCTTACACTTTCAAGCCGAGCCAGAAGCTGTTGATCGACCAGCGCGGCAGCAAGATCAGGCTCACCGAGAAGGAGGCGTCGATCATCAAGTATCTCTACCGCGCCGATCACAAGGTGGTGACGCGCGACATCCTTTTGGAGGAGGTGTGGGGGTACAATTCCGGCGTCACCACGCACACGCTGGAGACGCATGTCTACCGCCTGCGCCAGAAGATCGAGCGCGATCCCTCCAACGCCGAGATCCTGGTGACCGAAAGCGGCGGCTACAAGCTGATCCCGTGA
- a CDS encoding cyclic nucleotide-binding domain-containing protein: MALDDDVRILSGVRLFQGFSPEQLRLLAFGAEALHPAAGRMLYHEGAEADSAFVVVSGQIGLYRERDGERVEMGVATAGALLGELALIASTHWLTSAEVRTEATLMRLRRKHFRRMLEEYPDLAALLHTRIAEDLQEMVRRIEGLSPRIGR; the protein is encoded by the coding sequence ATGGCGCTGGATGACGACGTCCGCATCCTGTCGGGCGTCAGGCTCTTCCAAGGCTTCTCGCCGGAGCAACTTCGGTTGCTGGCCTTCGGCGCCGAGGCGCTGCATCCTGCCGCGGGACGCATGCTGTATCATGAGGGCGCTGAGGCGGATTCGGCCTTTGTTGTGGTGTCGGGTCAGATTGGCCTCTACCGCGAACGCGACGGCGAGCGCGTGGAGATGGGCGTCGCCACGGCCGGCGCGCTGCTGGGTGAACTGGCGCTGATTGCCAGCACGCACTGGCTGACCAGCGCGGAGGTGCGCACCGAAGCCACCTTGATGCGGCTGCGCCGCAAGCATTTCCGGCGGATGCTGGAAGAATACCCCGATCTGGCCGCCCTGTTGCACACACGCATCGCCGAGGATCTGCAGGAGATGGTGAGGCGGATCGAGGGGCTGTCGCCGCGCATTGGAAGGTAA
- a CDS encoding L,D-transpeptidase family protein, with protein MIANIVVRTRPGDRTKGLMNVDGIVFPCALGRGGVTAKKREGDGGTPLARMRILGGYHRRDHFAAHSSGLKLKPITPTLGWCEVPNDRNYNRPVRMPYAVSHERMLRDDRLYDACLVLDWNIRPRLRGRGSAIFFHLARPGFTPTQGCVAVTSQVMARLLPRLSTRTVLTVKG; from the coding sequence ATGATTGCCAATATCGTGGTGCGCACCCGGCCCGGAGACCGCACCAAGGGGCTGATGAATGTCGATGGGATCGTGTTTCCCTGCGCGCTTGGCCGCGGCGGCGTGACCGCGAAGAAGCGTGAGGGCGACGGCGGCACGCCGCTCGCCCGCATGCGCATTCTCGGCGGCTACCATCGCCGCGACCATTTTGCGGCGCATTCGTCGGGCTTGAAGCTCAAGCCCATTACGCCGACGCTTGGGTGGTGCGAGGTCCCTAACGACCGCAACTACAATCGCCCGGTCAGGATGCCCTATGCGGTCAGCCACGAGCGCATGCTCAGGGACGACCGCCTCTATGACGCCTGCCTGGTGCTCGACTGGAATATCCGCCCGCGACTGCGCGGCCGCGGCAGCGCGATCTTCTTCCACCTCGCCCGCCCCGGCTTCACGCCGACGCAAGGCTGCGTCGCGGTCACCTCGCAGGTGATGGCGCGCCTCCTGCCGCGGCTGTCGACGCGGACCGTGCTGACGGTGAAGGGGTAG